Proteins from a single region of Companilactobacillus farciminis KCTC 3681 = DSM 20184:
- a CDS encoding bacteriocin immunity protein has protein sequence MMVVGSTFNSMSNNKEEELVLSDLYDFVLNPNISTSERKIGLMAKKDLEKGRYIVAVLNQIVVSFQQLALRNKGLTTEASQFYDTIYPILIKLKPIGTNLGYIGINNSYLE, from the coding sequence ATGATGGTTGTTGGTAGTACTTTTAACAGTATGTCCAACAATAAAGAGGAAGAATTAGTATTAAGTGATCTGTATGATTTTGTCTTGAATCCTAATATTTCTACCAGCGAAAGAAAAATAGGACTTATGGCAAAAAAGGATTTGGAAAAAGGTAGATATATTGTGGCAGTTCTAAATCAAATCGTGGTTAGTTTTCAGCAGTTAGCCTTGAGAAATAAGGGATTAACAACTGAAGCATCACAATTTTACGATACTATTTACCCAATTCTCATAAAATTAAAACCTATTGGAACTAATCTTGGATATATCGGAATCAATAATAGTTATTTAGAGTAA
- a CDS encoding bacteriocin immunity protein, translating into MLDIDTTKKVIHELYNSLHSHPDQSPYLLNITDVLSQVYMKLDVVKNPEAWLSRLVNYIYMEAFSRVPFSREEDKLLIRLGDLSKKSGLNGRNRASFDDKSQFYGLFEKMPRR; encoded by the coding sequence ATGTTAGATATAGATACAACCAAAAAAGTAATTCATGAATTGTACAATTCGTTACATTCGCATCCTGATCAATCACCTTATTTGTTGAATATAACGGATGTTTTGAGTCAAGTTTATATGAAATTAGATGTGGTGAAGAATCCTGAAGCATGGCTTAGTAGATTAGTGAATTATATTTATATGGAAGCTTTTAGTAGAGTTCCATTTTCCAGAGAAGAAGATAAGTTGTTGATCCGATTAGGTGACTTGTCTAAAAAATCGGGACTTAATGGTCGGAATCGAGCTAGCTTTGACGATAAATCTCAGTTTTACGGGTTGTTTGAAAAAATGCCTCGACGCTAA
- a CDS encoding APC family permease, producing MESLEPNKKHYLSWPVIALIDFVTIISFENIFYPFQNQGLSVVISWIFLLFAYVIPYALISSQMSLTLDNQAGGLASWVRHSSNNTLGYWTSWMYWVQSVPYIVDVSNSVIVSFSWMFLGNNTLDKRMSTFWFGILTFAIILIFILLENVIKNSLEILSLIGGGAMFIMSALFVLLAGYAVLHGHHIATQPFNWGAFKPNFSLKYFSTTGLLIFAMSGAELAAPYVVQMRDPKHEFPKAMWLLAIMTGFLTIFGTLALAMFFNANHIPHDFKMNGPYYAFQLLGNSLGVGKLLMYIFAVVQAIFMMAQLAVLLDASSRVFAGDVADKFMPKWLTKKNKNGRPVHSYTMTTGLSLFLLLLTGTLPNINTIYNWLLNINGIISPYKTCWVFFAFVAMRMHQDKFHSDYTFIKNKTGALIVGGWCLAFTFICATLGFIPQEAKFGTGAFNHQLLLNFITVIVLFGLGFVMPWLRKREQRREGMELS from the coding sequence TTGGAATCTTTAGAACCAAATAAAAAGCACTATTTAAGTTGGCCGGTCATTGCCTTGATCGACTTCGTTACTATCATCAGTTTTGAAAACATCTTTTATCCATTTCAAAACCAAGGACTATCTGTGGTCATCTCATGGATTTTCCTACTCTTCGCCTACGTTATTCCTTACGCTTTGATTTCCAGTCAAATGAGTTTAACGTTGGACAATCAAGCCGGAGGTTTAGCTTCATGGGTTCGTCATTCCAGTAATAACACTCTAGGTTATTGGACTTCTTGGATGTATTGGGTTCAAAGTGTGCCCTACATCGTCGATGTTTCTAACTCGGTTATCGTTTCATTCAGTTGGATGTTCTTAGGTAACAATACTTTAGATAAAAGAATGTCAACTTTCTGGTTTGGAATCCTAACTTTTGCTATCATTTTGATCTTTATCTTATTAGAAAATGTTATCAAAAACTCACTAGAAATCCTTTCACTAATTGGTGGAGGTGCCATGTTCATCATGTCAGCTTTGTTCGTTCTATTAGCTGGCTACGCTGTTTTACACGGCCACCATATCGCTACACAACCTTTCAACTGGGGAGCTTTCAAGCCTAACTTTAGTCTGAAATACTTCTCAACAACTGGATTATTGATTTTTGCCATGTCCGGGGCTGAACTAGCTGCGCCATACGTCGTTCAAATGCGTGATCCTAAACACGAATTTCCCAAAGCTATGTGGCTACTTGCTATCATGACTGGATTCTTGACTATCTTTGGTACTTTGGCCTTAGCAATGTTCTTCAACGCCAACCACATTCCACATGATTTCAAGATGAACGGTCCTTACTATGCCTTCCAATTATTGGGTAACAGTTTGGGTGTCGGTAAATTATTGATGTACATCTTTGCGGTCGTTCAAGCAATCTTCATGATGGCTCAATTAGCTGTCTTGCTCGATGCTTCCAGTCGTGTCTTTGCCGGTGATGTCGCTGACAAGTTCATGCCTAAGTGGTTGACTAAGAAAAATAAGAATGGTCGTCCTGTTCACAGTTACACGATGACAACTGGTTTGAGTTTGTTCCTATTATTGCTAACAGGTACTTTGCCAAATATCAACACTATTTATAACTGGTTGTTAAATATCAACGGAATCATTTCACCATATAAAACTTGTTGGGTTTTCTTCGCCTTCGTTGCTATGAGAATGCACCAAGACAAGTTCCATTCAGATTATACTTTCATCAAAAATAAAACTGGCGCTTTGATCGTCGGTGGTTGGTGTCTAGCCTTTACCTTCATCTGTGCTACTTTAGGATTCATCCCTCAAGAAGCTAAGTTCGGTACTGGTGCTTTCAATCATCAACTTCTACTAAACTTCATTACTGTTATCGTCTTATTCGGACTAGGCTTCGTTATGCCATGGTTACGAAAACGCGAGCAACGTCGTGAAGGTATGGAATTAAGTTAA
- a CDS encoding ABC transporter permease codes for MQTKRFQKILFLTKFNFKRDWFKLSLWALVLIALFVGVAGKFTSLYGSKAGIDQIVKTLKTPAMVSLFGKMPQGPYTSADVFAAEMTVFMAIFAIIMNYYFVIKNTRGEEESGVLELIQAHAVGRMSHLAAVLIESFVLNFGIGLIYAIGLQFAGLSGTDTNGNFLLGIGLGATGFMFATVAAVVAQLSDNSRSATILAYLIFAVMYIARMITDVTHPKYTWFVPLGWVEKFSTYQDNNWLPVLFMLVVSTILIILAFYLNGHRDIGSGLIATRPGRKSASFFLRGPISLLWRLNRISILVWFFGIMILGMTYGSIFNTIGDILKTNPMFSQLLDTKAIDTANLLLIKQFIGVLIIVFAVLALIPGISLINYLKTGENKGYLEIIHSKPTSRFRLFSSVTLVAFITSIAVLFAGILGLYLGGNAVMDQPLKFDLFWNCFIGYLSPTLIMLGISTCLLGWIPKLVSLNYGYLIVGFFVKYFGKLLKLPDWTEKITPFGFIDKVPVHNFDVATFGWQLLIAVILIVVGYLGYRRRDLISG; via the coding sequence ATGCAAACTAAAAGATTCCAAAAAATTCTTTTCTTAACCAAATTTAATTTCAAACGTGACTGGTTCAAACTATCACTCTGGGCTTTAGTCTTGATAGCTCTATTCGTTGGCGTTGCTGGTAAATTCACTAGTCTTTATGGTTCAAAAGCTGGCATCGACCAAATAGTTAAAACCCTCAAAACTCCAGCAATGGTCTCCCTCTTTGGGAAAATGCCTCAAGGTCCTTACACTAGTGCTGACGTCTTTGCAGCTGAAATGACCGTCTTTATGGCTATCTTTGCCATCATTATGAACTACTACTTCGTAATCAAAAATACCCGTGGTGAAGAAGAATCCGGCGTTTTAGAATTGATTCAAGCACACGCAGTCGGTCGGATGTCACATTTAGCAGCGGTTTTGATCGAAAGCTTCGTTTTAAATTTTGGCATTGGTCTGATTTACGCTATCGGACTACAATTCGCTGGTTTATCTGGAACTGATACTAACGGTAATTTCTTATTGGGTATCGGATTAGGTGCAACTGGTTTCATGTTCGCTACTGTGGCCGCCGTGGTAGCTCAGTTGAGTGACAATTCACGTTCCGCAACGATACTCGCTTATTTAATTTTTGCGGTAATGTACATTGCTAGAATGATTACCGACGTTACGCATCCCAAATACACTTGGTTTGTTCCTTTAGGTTGGGTCGAAAAGTTCTCCACTTATCAAGATAACAACTGGTTGCCAGTCCTTTTTATGCTCGTAGTTTCAACGATTTTGATAATCCTAGCCTTTTATCTCAATGGACATCGTGACATCGGTTCTGGCTTGATTGCTACTAGACCGGGACGAAAAAGCGCCAGTTTCTTCTTACGTGGACCAATTTCATTATTGTGGCGCCTCAATCGAATCAGCATTTTAGTTTGGTTCTTCGGAATTATGATTTTAGGCATGACTTATGGCTCAATTTTTAACACTATCGGAGATATTCTCAAAACCAATCCGATGTTTAGTCAATTATTAGATACCAAAGCCATTGACACCGCTAATTTGTTGTTAATCAAACAGTTTATTGGCGTTTTGATTATCGTCTTTGCCGTTTTAGCCTTGATTCCTGGCATTTCCCTAATCAATTATTTAAAAACAGGTGAAAATAAAGGTTACTTAGAAATCATTCATTCAAAACCTACTAGTCGATTCAGACTATTTTCTTCTGTAACTTTGGTCGCATTCATTACTAGTATTGCGGTCCTATTCGCTGGTATTTTGGGATTATACCTTGGTGGTAACGCCGTTATGGATCAACCTTTGAAATTTGATCTCTTCTGGAATTGTTTCATCGGCTACTTGTCTCCAACTCTAATCATGCTTGGTATTTCAACCTGTCTACTAGGCTGGATACCTAAATTAGTCAGTTTAAATTATGGTTATTTAATCGTCGGATTCTTTGTAAAATACTTCGGCAAGCTGTTAAAACTACCTGATTGGACTGAAAAAATCACACCTTTTGGCTTCATCGATAAGGTCCCCGTTCACAATTTCGACGTGGCAACTTTTGGGTGGCAATTGCTCATCGCCGTTATTTTAATCGTTGTCGGTTATCTCGGTTACAGAAGACGCGACTTAATTAGTGGCTAG
- a CDS encoding aldo/keto reductase, with product MYTASDNRYQGPVRHAGNSGLVLPPISLGLWRHYGSADPLADRKKVLLHAFDRGVFHFDVANHYGDGDFGSSERLLGQVLNTDLKPYRDELVISTKIGYEIHDGPFGTGTSRKALLQGIDSSLERLNLDYVDVLYAHRYDDQTPIYETVRALDDIVKSGKALYVGVSNFEVPQMKEALKLFKELGTPVVLNQMSMNLLNDHVDTSGLRDVLKNGGVGAIAYGPLCEGLLSDRYLDGLTDDFKIHPTNKALLANGKDALVAKLNELNDIAQNRNQTLSQMSLAWLLRDPVVSSVIIGTTSVKHLDDNLDTINKLDFTDDEVAAIEKIIKK from the coding sequence ATGTATACAGCTTCAGATAATCGTTACCAAGGACCAGTGCGCCATGCTGGAAACTCTGGTCTAGTTTTACCACCAATTTCTCTAGGATTGTGGCGCCATTATGGCAGTGCCGATCCACTAGCCGACCGCAAGAAAGTTTTGCTACATGCTTTTGACCGTGGTGTCTTCCACTTCGATGTTGCTAACCACTATGGTGACGGCGACTTCGGTAGTTCAGAAAGATTGCTCGGACAAGTTTTGAACACTGATTTAAAACCATATCGTGACGAATTAGTAATTTCTACCAAAATTGGCTATGAAATTCACGATGGACCTTTTGGTACCGGTACTTCTAGAAAAGCTCTCCTTCAAGGAATCGACTCTTCTCTAGAACGCCTTAACTTGGATTATGTCGATGTACTTTACGCTCACCGTTATGACGACCAAACACCAATCTATGAAACTGTTCGTGCCCTTGATGATATCGTCAAATCTGGTAAGGCATTGTACGTTGGAGTTTCAAATTTTGAAGTTCCCCAGATGAAAGAAGCACTCAAACTATTCAAAGAACTCGGCACACCAGTCGTCTTGAACCAAATGAGTATGAATTTGTTAAATGACCACGTTGATACTAGCGGTTTAAGAGATGTTCTAAAAAACGGCGGCGTTGGTGCTATTGCCTACGGGCCACTATGTGAAGGACTATTATCCGACCGCTATTTAGATGGATTAACTGATGACTTCAAGATTCATCCAACTAACAAAGCCCTATTAGCCAATGGTAAAGATGCCTTAGTTGCTAAACTAAATGAGTTAAATGACATCGCCCAAAACCGTAATCAAACCTTGAGTCAAATGTCACTAGCATGGCTTTTAAGAGATCCTGTCGTATCAAGTGTAATTATCGGAACTACTAGCGTAAAACACTTAGACGACAATTTAGATACCATCAACAAGCTAGATTTCACTGATGATGAAGTTGCAGCTATCGAAAAAATCATTAAGAAATAA
- a CDS encoding aminotransferase class I/II-fold pyridoxal phosphate-dependent enzyme: MSLSWTDDLPEDLKNKVAKVERLIQPRLEEIDQQVLYNQQRVLNLFRKHRVGEEDLVPSTGYGYDDIGRDKIEAIYADYFKVDDALVRPQFASGTHAISTALFSMLRPGNTLYYLTGTPYDTIQEVIGLAGNKRGNMKEYGIDFKATGLLDDGSVDYDQAKKDLQDESIKVVAIQRSRGYAVRDSFTVEKIAKMIKFVKSIRPDVNVFIDNCYGEFSEKEEPTFYGADIMAGSLYKNAGAGLVKSGAYIVGREDLVDGAGSRLTVPGAGKGEGATWGYLRDFYQGFFMAAHTTGEALKGMIFTSALCEEMGMNVSPKWDAPRTDIVQTVSFGDPDPMVKFCAAIQHYSPMNSFVDPIPSHQDGYEDDVVMASGSFVEGSTIELSSDGPIRPPYSLYIQGGLSYAHVQIAITQAVRETFYK, from the coding sequence ATGTCATTATCATGGACAGATGATTTACCAGAAGATTTAAAGAACAAAGTTGCTAAAGTAGAAAGGTTGATTCAACCACGTCTAGAGGAGATTGACCAACAAGTTTTGTACAATCAACAACGAGTTTTGAACTTATTTAGAAAGCACCGTGTTGGGGAAGAGGATTTAGTACCATCAACTGGTTATGGTTACGATGATATCGGCCGTGACAAAATTGAAGCAATTTACGCTGACTATTTCAAAGTTGACGACGCCTTAGTTCGTCCTCAATTTGCTTCAGGAACACACGCTATTTCAACAGCTTTGTTCAGTATGTTGCGTCCCGGCAATACGCTTTATTATTTAACAGGAACTCCTTACGATACGATCCAAGAAGTTATCGGTTTAGCTGGAAACAAGCGCGGCAACATGAAGGAATACGGGATTGATTTCAAAGCGACTGGATTACTAGATGATGGTTCAGTTGACTATGATCAAGCCAAAAAAGACTTACAAGATGAATCCATCAAAGTGGTTGCTATTCAACGTTCTCGTGGTTACGCCGTTCGAGATAGTTTCACAGTTGAAAAAATTGCCAAGATGATCAAATTCGTTAAATCAATTCGTCCTGACGTCAACGTCTTCATCGATAATTGTTACGGTGAATTTTCAGAAAAAGAAGAACCAACTTTCTACGGTGCTGATATCATGGCTGGTTCACTTTACAAGAATGCTGGAGCTGGTTTAGTTAAGAGTGGTGCTTACATCGTTGGTCGTGAAGACTTAGTTGACGGTGCCGGTTCACGTTTGACAGTTCCTGGTGCTGGTAAAGGTGAAGGTGCTACTTGGGGTTACTTGCGTGACTTCTATCAAGGATTCTTCATGGCCGCTCATACGACTGGTGAAGCCTTGAAAGGTATGATCTTCACTTCAGCTTTGTGCGAAGAAATGGGCATGAATGTTTCACCTAAGTGGGATGCTCCAAGAACAGATATCGTTCAAACAGTTTCCTTCGGTGATCCAGATCCAATGGTTAAGTTCTGTGCTGCCATTCAACACTATTCACCAATGAATTCTTTCGTTGATCCAATTCCTAGTCACCAAGATGGCTATGAAGATGACGTCGTTATGGCTTCAGGTAGTTTCGTTGAAGGTTCAACTATCGAGTTATCATCTGATGGACCAATCAGACCACCATATTCACTATATATTCAAGGTGGTTTGTCATATGCACACGTTCAAATCGCAATTACACAAGCAGTTAGAGAAACATTTTATAAATAG
- a CDS encoding bacteriocin immunity protein: MDKKELIWSRMDELIMSDNVSDSERKIFVEAKQKISKGQDSEAVAGKLKIQLSLLSLKKQLSPDVVPFFTELSRVYLGYGGRDNISIIS, encoded by the coding sequence ATGGATAAAAAAGAATTAATTTGGTCAAGAATGGATGAATTGATCATGTCCGATAACGTATCAGATTCGGAAAGAAAGATATTTGTAGAAGCTAAACAAAAGATTTCCAAAGGTCAAGATAGTGAAGCTGTGGCTGGAAAACTTAAAATACAATTGTCACTATTGTCATTAAAAAAGCAGCTATCACCTGATGTTGTACCGTTTTTTACTGAATTATCCAGAGTGTACTTAGGATATGGAGGACGCGATAACATTTCAATCATCTCTTAG
- a CDS encoding putative ornithine decarboxylase, producing the protein MNFLKIAIGNDVIISDSTDFEIVSFTENATASELAAIVLNEHDQKNLSVAKNLQETSGLGIPIITTDGKTDVTVKALQLANDYQTKMVPGFLSDLINFAEDKPISFTTPGHHNGQYYEKHPAGVVFNRFFGKNLMFADTSDTVAELGDTMTHEGTPLTAEQKAAQTYNADKVYFCTNGTTSSNSICASALLSEDDLVLFDRNNHKSLYNSALVMSGAKPVYVPTDRNPLGLIGEMNPEALDEDKLRKEISKVDPKRAQAKRPFRLAILQLETYDGVFYDAQWIIDKIGHLCDYILFDCAWGGFEQFVPIMKHLSPLSLEYGPDDPGILVTQSLHKQQAGLAQTSQILKKDAHLKGQARYVDHKHFNNAYLKFVTSSYSYPIYASLTVNAYLTAGQGNKNWWDETLRLGIEWRKQLLQKSKLFKPLVPDNFLQISTDDLATHSEYWNLKSSDNWHGFKKIADGQAMIDPLKITVITPGVDIKNAQYQDSGIPGPVVAEFLMEKRIIRAKDDLNSLLFLLTPGDSREELDILLEAFLEFERLYLADAPLTEVLPRLAQQYPKRYQGYTLKQLCQEMHDYYRQNKTFTLQKELFAKKDMQNYEMTPAQADRLFMKNQSELVDLKDIKGRIAVEGALPYPPGVFIVAPGEKWQDVDLKYFEDLVGAIERFPGFVPEIQGVYWDKNADGTISVQAEVLKNNY; encoded by the coding sequence ATGAATTTTCTGAAAATTGCCATCGGAAATGATGTGATAATCAGCGATTCGACTGATTTTGAGATAGTTTCATTTACAGAAAACGCCACTGCTTCAGAATTAGCAGCAATCGTCTTGAATGAACACGATCAAAAGAATTTGTCAGTCGCCAAAAATCTACAAGAAACATCAGGTCTAGGCATTCCTATTATTACAACTGATGGGAAGACTGACGTTACGGTTAAGGCGCTACAACTAGCAAATGACTATCAAACTAAGATGGTACCAGGCTTTTTGAGCGACTTGATCAACTTTGCGGAAGACAAACCAATCAGTTTTACAACTCCGGGACACCATAACGGTCAATACTATGAAAAACATCCAGCTGGTGTAGTCTTCAATCGTTTCTTCGGTAAGAATTTAATGTTCGCCGATACGTCCGATACTGTCGCTGAATTGGGCGATACGATGACTCACGAAGGAACTCCACTGACGGCTGAACAAAAGGCCGCGCAAACGTATAACGCCGATAAAGTTTATTTTTGTACTAATGGGACAACCAGCTCTAATTCGATTTGTGCCAGTGCCTTGTTATCTGAAGATGATTTAGTTTTATTTGACCGCAATAATCACAAGTCGCTTTACAACAGTGCTTTGGTGATGAGTGGGGCCAAGCCAGTCTATGTGCCAACTGATCGTAATCCTTTGGGTTTGATTGGAGAAATGAATCCTGAAGCCTTAGACGAAGATAAATTACGTAAAGAAATCAGTAAAGTTGATCCTAAAAGAGCTCAAGCCAAGCGTCCTTTTAGATTAGCAATCTTACAATTAGAAACATACGATGGTGTTTTCTACGATGCACAATGGATAATTGATAAAATCGGCCATCTCTGCGATTACATTTTGTTCGACTGCGCATGGGGTGGATTTGAACAATTCGTGCCTATCATGAAACATCTCTCACCATTATCGTTGGAATACGGACCAGATGATCCAGGAATCTTAGTAACGCAATCATTACACAAACAACAGGCAGGACTTGCGCAAACTTCACAGATTTTGAAAAAAGATGCCCATCTGAAAGGCCAAGCTCGTTATGTCGACCATAAACATTTCAACAACGCTTATTTGAAATTCGTCACATCTAGTTATTCTTATCCAATTTACGCTTCTTTGACAGTCAACGCCTATTTGACAGCTGGTCAAGGTAATAAGAATTGGTGGGATGAAACTTTACGTTTGGGTATTGAATGGCGTAAGCAGTTGTTACAGAAGTCTAAATTATTTAAACCTTTAGTTCCCGATAACTTCTTGCAGATCAGTACCGATGATTTAGCTACTCACAGTGAGTATTGGAATTTGAAGAGTAGCGATAATTGGCATGGTTTCAAAAAAATTGCTGACGGACAAGCAATGATCGACCCACTGAAAATTACCGTTATAACGCCGGGGGTCGATATCAAAAATGCTCAATATCAAGATTCAGGGATTCCTGGTCCAGTAGTAGCGGAATTTTTGATGGAGAAACGAATTATCCGTGCCAAAGATGATTTGAATTCATTATTATTCCTACTAACTCCTGGCGATTCAAGGGAAGAATTAGATATACTATTAGAGGCCTTTTTGGAATTTGAGCGTTTGTATTTGGCCGATGCTCCATTAACAGAAGTTTTGCCAAGATTAGCGCAACAATATCCAAAACGTTATCAAGGTTATACTTTGAAACAGTTGTGCCAAGAGATGCATGACTACTATCGTCAAAACAAGACTTTTACTCTTCAAAAGGAATTGTTTGCCAAAAAGGACATGCAAAATTACGAGATGACACCGGCTCAAGCAGATAGATTGTTCATGAAAAATCAGAGTGAATTGGTTGATTTGAAGGATATCAAAGGTCGAATTGCAGTCGAAGGGGCATTGCCATACCCTCCCGGAGTCTTCATTGTGGCACCTGGTGAAAAATGGCAAGATGTCGATTTGAAGTATTTTGAAGATCTCGTTGGAGCTATCGAACGTTTTCCTGGTTTTGTGCCAGAAATTCAAGGTGTATATTGGGATAAGAATGCGGACGGAACAATTTCTGTACAAGCGGAAGTTTTAAAAAATAATTATTGA